In Mytilus trossulus isolate FHL-02 chromosome 6, PNRI_Mtr1.1.1.hap1, whole genome shotgun sequence, a single window of DNA contains:
- the LOC134721690 gene encoding uncharacterized protein LOC134721690 → MSYERNKLLLFHNFLRLLLPLAQRAEEENQQLFPLCFRRRRRRTQRRFWCRPWLIRRTLFGQYDQLLHELNREDASGYRNFLRVDADLFGEILDRITPAIRKSSTSFREPLEPGLKLAVTLRHLATGSTYADLMYAFRVARNSISLFVPKVCEAIYLAYKDEVMPDEITTEDWMRIASDFERIWNLPHACGALDGKHIRIRKPPNSGSLFFNYKHFFSTVMMALVDADYKFIWLSVGSYGSASDSQIFRDSELRPMLEDGTLDLPPPFPLPNGETDIPYFLIGDDAFPLRSWMMKPYSRKRFDHDERIFNYRLSRARRIVENAFGILAMRFQILIGTMQQLPETVDLIVLSCTTLHNLLRIRKRADLQLFADEEDNNHNLIEGQWRQGAQLTDGDQGYQRNFGNAAGIDQRNYLKNYFNSEAGAVDWQENMI, encoded by the exons ATGTCTTACGAGAGAAATAAATTATTACTCTTCCATAACTTCCTTCGACTTCTTCTTCCACTGGCACAGAGGGCAGAGGAAGAAAATCAACAACTGTTTCCTCTTTGTTTTAGGAGGAGGAGGAGGCGGACTCAACGTAGATTTTGGTGCAGGCCATGGCTCATCAGAAGAACTTTGTTTGGACAATATGACCAACTCCTGCATGAGCTTAACCGGGAAGATGCGTCTGGTTACAGAAACTTTTTAAGAGTTGATGCCGACTTGTTTGGGGAGATACTTGACAGAATTACCCCTGCAATCAGAAAAAGCTCTACCTCTTTCAG GGAACCACTTGAACCAGGACTGAAGTTAGCCGTTACACTCAGACATTTGGCTACCGGTTCCACGTATGCTGATCTTATGTATGCCTTTCGTGTTGCCCGGAACTCCATATCACTCTTTGTGCCTAAAGTCTGCGAAGCAATTTACTTAGCATACAAAGATGAAGTCATGCCGGATGAGATTACGACGGAAGATTGGATGCGTATAGCATCTGACTTTGAAAGAATATGGAACCTCCCACACGCTTGTGGTGCTTTGGATGGGAAGCACATTAGAATAAGAAAACCGCCTAACTCGGGGTCGTTATTTTTTAACTACAAACATTTCTTCTCTACAGTGATGATGGCTCTAGTTGATGCAGATTATAAGTTTATTTGGCTGAGTGTGGGCTCATACGGAAGTGCATCTGATAGCCAGATATTTAGGGACTCGGAACTACGACCAATGTTAGAAGATGGAACTTTGGATCTTCCGCCTCCCTTCCCTCTTCCAAAtggtgaaacagatattccttattttcttattggCGATGACGCATTTCCTCTCCGATCATGGATGATGAAACCCTATTCAAGAAAACGTTTCGACCACGATGAGCGCATCTTTAACTATAGGTTGTCCCGTGCACGTAGAATTGTGGAGAATGCTTTTGGCATTCTTGCCATGAGATTTCAGATTTTGATTGGAACTATGCAACAACTGCCAGAAACAGTAGATTTAATCGTACTGTCTTGTACTACTCTTCATAACTTACTTCGGATAAGGAAACGTGCTGATCTACAACTGTTTGCTGACGAAGAAGACAACAATCATAATTTAATAGAGGGACAATGGCGACAAGGTGCGCAACTTACCGACGGAGACCAAGGGTATCAGAGAAATTTTGGTAACGCTGCTGGAATTGATCAAAGGAACTATCTTAAAAATTACTTCAACTCGGAAGCAGGCGCCGTAGATTGGCAAGAGAACATGATTTGA